A stretch of DNA from Sylvia atricapilla isolate bSylAtr1 chromosome 3, bSylAtr1.pri, whole genome shotgun sequence:
TAACACTTCAAAACATATCTAGCAATCCTCTTATCACAGTTGCACTTTTAAAGTCTAAGTTGTTTATTCCTTTAAACAGAAGAAGTATGAAagacagaataatatttttaaatggctgcAGCAAACTGGGGTATTTGTCTGAATAGCTAAGGTTATCTCAGACCTTAGCAAGAgattttataggaaaaaaaatcctgcttgtACCTGAACAATCACCAGACAACATTCCTCTTGTATGAAAATAATATACCTTTAATATATTTACAAGACTGACCAACTGGATGAAGTGGCTGTACTTCAGATGCACTGCAAGAGTTTTTGTTAGTGAACTGTGCCACTATTTATATGTCTGTATTTTCTTGATATCAGTTATAAATCATACAATCAAATGAATCATGTAAGGGTTGTGAGGAGTTGGACCAAAGGAATGTACACAGcaataagaagagaaaaaaacataacaaaaatatttttatacccAGTTtcaaaaattatcatttttatGGTCAAAGTTGTcaaactggtttttttcactacTTTTTAGATAATATCAAttgactgatttttttacttaatattAACATCTACAGTAAAAGCCACTATGTCTCAAACTTGCATGCTAGCTAGTAACACTTATCCCTAGTAAAAAAGTTCAATATATATTGAATTCTTCTGGGAGTTTTGACATTACTAAGTGGTGAAATGTATGACATTAgggtaagaaaataaaattgttattTCTTACCTTTTGGCCAGCCATTTGCCACCACAAATTAAACAGCTGTTAAGATCTTCTGCAATTTTATACATCCCATAAAAgtgcatgtaaaaaaaaaattcacagagtTTCTAGGTAGCATACAATGACAAGAGAGTCTTGGTTTCTGATACATTCAATTTGATAAATTTATGCACTAAAATGAACAGATGCAGACGTTGTGGTATCAGTTCTTTATCTTTGGTAAAATGATTTTGATTTATTATAGCCATATTTGCTCTCATATCCATTTTGAGTATGGTCTGGTATTACTTGAACCAACAGGAAACATTTGAATGGATATAAACAGTATCAATGTGTTATTTAGTACATTCATGACTTTTTTCATACATTCTCTGAGAATGTTTCTAGCATATGGGCAAAATGAGCAAATGCTACTAACTATGATTTACTCCCAGTTTAACACAATACATTTACTAGTTCTTGCCATCAGGAAAAAccaaattgttttccttttaaagggATCAATATGAGTCTAAGAacaataaattctaaaaatctgaagtaaaaatatcaaatattttgtACTTCCTTACAAATgctaaaatagaaaattacaCTGGAACTGACTTAAATTTTGCTATGACCCATCTAAGTAAACAACAGAAAAGGACCACAGAGAACATCAACAATTGCTCCAAGGGGTTCCAGTGATGCTCTGTAGGCAACCACTGTCTTTACTGTATTAAGAACCCATATTTGGCTCTCTCTCACATTTCTATCAgtatcaaaatttttttaaaaaagaaagagaaaactagTTTTAAAGTAGCACTCTCCAGTGACAAGTCATACAGCAAATTCATACTGGATTCTGGGTGGTCTTTGTGACACCCGAACATATTAATGATGCAAACTTGACCGTACGAACCTAAGTTATACATACACAGTTATGTCTCCAAATAGCTACTAATTACACAAAAACAATTTGGCAAAGTGAGGGAGTTCTTTGTCCCTACACCTAAAATATCCAGATGCTACTGCATTCATGGAAAGACACAGCTCATTATGCTGGGACCCTGAAACACTGGATTTCACCACAAAACCAATTTTTGTACATACTTTTTATATATCCAATTCAATATCAACACTGGAAACTTTTGGAATCATGATTTTGATAGGAAGTAAGGtctaaaatttttttaagttcttgtTTCAGATCTTTTTgatgttgttgctgctgcttttgctgttttacaAACAGGGTGGCAAGAAGGTGATGGGAAGACATTCCGTGGGTATAGACTTGGGTCTGTTCTGCTGGCTTTACTCAAGATGAGCAATTCTCAGTCACTCCAGCAGTTACACTGGACAAAAGAATAACAGAACTCACAGGGGCAGGATAAAGCTTGTGGTgtcaatacaaaaaaaacccattcacACAGTGTCTATGCTCATGTCTCAATTCTTTAACAGGAAATTCTTGATTTTAGAAATGAAACCAATGTAACAGTCAAAAAAGCAAATGACACCATTCTGACCCACTCTTTGACACAGTATTATAACGTTCAGTACTTCAATATCACGAAGAACAAAACAAGTGTGAAGCTGCAGTTACTGTAGAAGCAAAGTCTAACATTCTAATGATTTCCAATGAAAATGGcactttcaaatttaaattaaacttaGTCTACACATTTCAAAATCCGaatcaattaaaaatactgtttataaTGGTATAATGAAAAACTGCCCTTGAAGAGCAcaaccattttaaaaaaaatttattattagaaagtgatagaaaagaaagatgcagaaatgGGGAGTGGAGCAATAGTTTCAATACATGTTTTTGTACCAGTGAATATCGTGCTCTTCGTGAGTCACTGATactgtcactgatggtctttaCCCATGCACAAACGTAGTCAGCCACTTCCCACTGCTGCGGTGCCAACAGAAATGCAACACACACACTGAAAAGCAACAGATTTAGTGCCTGACTGTCCCACGTGCTGAGAACCCTCAGCTCCCGACATGCCCTTCTGTTTAAACCAAAGCATACCCTTGACAATAATTTAGTGGTCAAAGTCTTAGCAGTTTAAAGAGCCTGtcactttttttgctttcttagcTTTTTTCAGTATATCACACTTTTTTCTGTTAGGACGCCGGCACCTTTCATCGATGCTCGGTATACATTCATAATGCCACacttcttccattttctccaCAGGATAAACTGCCTCCACATAATGACGGATCAGTCTCAGTCTGATGGGATCAAGCTGTTTTTTATTACAAGCACCTGAATGGTTGTACTGCAGTCTCAGATTCTCCGGAGTAAAGAGTTCAGGAAAGAGTCTTACAAGAAGCCTGGCAGCAAAGTTGCCGACGGACAGGCTCTGCTGCACTATCTCTCTTATCTCCTTATCCGACAGCAAATACAGAGAAGGCACAGGGAAGTCTGGATTAGGGACAACAAGTTCATCAAGTGGTATCTTGCAAAAATCCTTGCTACTTCTTTCCGGTGGCAGTGGTGGCCCTTCAAATTCTTCCCGAAATCTCTCAGGGTTTATTGCATAGGTGAGAAATTCCCTCCTGTCAGGCCCTGGCACGTGGATTTTCCGTTGCTGCTGGTACGAGCGCCTTTGCTCTGTGTCTCTGCGTCGACACCTCTCATCAAGCTTCCCAACAAACTCCAATGTCCACACTCTGTCATTCTTTGCTCTGGGATACAGTATCTGCACATAATGTCgaattaatttaattctagTGGGGTCGAGCTGTTTCTTGCCCAAAGAGCCGCTACAGTTGTATTGCTTCCGTAAGTTTTCATGAGTAAATAGTTCAGGAAATAAGAGAACAAGCAATCGGGAGGCAAAGTTGCCTATGGAAAGACTGCTTTCGTATATGCTTTTAATCTGTTCTTTGTTCAGTAGGTAATCCGGGACAGGGACATCAAAATCAGGAGGCGGAAAGTCAAGTTTGTCAAAATCTATAGGTACAAGCCAAATTTTTTTTGACCGTCTGCCAGGCTTTTCATATTCGAAACTGTCTTCCACTTTTATGATTGATACATCATCTGGTAAACTAGAAGAATCGTAACAGTCGTCTCTCATCTGGTCACATTCACTTCCGTCCATATACGTACTTTCAAGCTCATCATTTATTCGCTGAACACACTGCTGCAACCAGGCTTCTTCTTCTTGTACATCTGGAAAGTAAATTTCAGTGTACCTACGGATTATTTGAAGCCGATGAGGATCCAGCAGTTGTTTTCCAGAGTCTCCAAAGCAGCTGTACCTTTCAGCTAATTTTCTGTGGTCAAAAAGTTCTGGAAACAGTCTGTGtaacaaaaaaacagagaacTCCCCTGGTGAAGAAGCTTCATCTAAAAATTCATTGAGATCCTGAGCATCCAGCATGTAATCTGAGGCAATGGCATTACTCCTGTCCAAGGACAAAGCTTCTTCCTGCTCTTTATCCTCCATAAAATGAGAGGATTCGACCTGCTCAGTCTCATAAAAACTGGATGATTGCACATTCTGCTGactgttttccatttccctttgaGCCCAAAATCTATTGAAAAAATCATTGACTTGAGGCAAACACTCCAGCTGCCACACAGCTGTATTCTTCACAGAAGGATAACAAACTTCCACATAGTTACGAATAAGCTGCAGATGAAGAGATTCAAGTTTCCTTTTGTTGAGAAAGCCACAcgcactgcagctcctgccgAACTCGTCATCACTGAAGAGCTCTGGAAAGAGCTGCACAAGCAACCGGCAAGCCAGGTCTCCGCCTGATGTGCTTTGATCCATGATTTGTTTGAGCTCTGCAGAAGTCAGCTGGTACTCTGGGGGAGGCTTGAAGTCAGCGACGGACTCTGCTGGACTGACTTGCTTTTTAATTCTGCTAACCTCCAGAGACAACAGGTCAACTTTACTGTGAAGCTGAGTCATATTGGTATTGAGGGTGTTCAGCGtgtaaaacattttctgtatcAAAGAATATATATTTGATTCTGAATCTGCTGCTACTGCAATGGCTGTGGCTGAGTCTCTTTTGCGTTGATCGTTCAAAGTCCGAATTTGCGAGGGACTGCTGGGGTTGATTTTTTCAAACAACTCGTAAGAAGCaaactgctctgctcctggtggGTTCTTCttctctgtgattttgtgtGAGATGCCATAGAGAGGTTTTTTATAAGATGGAGTGATTATGTCACTGAAGGGTTCTTCTTCACAGAGCCATGTTACATTAGAATTCTTGCTCTTGTTTGGCTGCTCTGCATTTACCTGAGTGGGTGAGCCAGCATCTCTGTTCCTCATGTTTGAAAGGGAGCCCttcaaatgaataaatattgtATTAGTAAGACTGCCTTAAAGGTATTAGCTATAAATATGTGCTCCTTAAGCAGGCATTGTTACATAAATATGCAAAGTCAAATTTTCTCCAGAGAATTTgtgttaaataataaaaattaataaaattgctaagaaaaataaaaatacagtataaaGTATTACTTaggctttattttccttttttggctCATGGTTTTCTGCATGGAATAGAAATACAGTAGTAATTCCTAGTACTCTCTACCCACAGAGCTCTAATTACTCCCCCAAATTAAGTATCATTAGGCTTCACCTTGCATATGAGGATCTTGGGCTGTAGAGAATTTGGGTGGCAACAAGTCAGCAACAGAGCCAAGAATAGCATCTAGATTTTTCTGACTCCTAGTCCCATGACCTTGCCATTGCCTCCAACAACTGCATTTAACATTCCAGCACTCTCTTTAGGTTAGCTTCTGAATATGTCACAAAGGCTATAAACCACAAAAACTATgcttattctcttttttctgatGTGAAAGGTTTATatacatgtttttaaaacatctttataATGGTGCAGAACTATTAAACAAATCCTAGAAATTACTCAATTTTTAAAGGGTAttctatttaaataataaaaaagtgtaAAGTATCTTGGCacaatatctttttaaaaaggaagccTAACAGaagatttctttatttctgaaaggCAAGGAACTTTAGACTCATGGATTTTTAACTTTCTAAATTACTAAACTATAAAAaactatatataatataaaacCAGTAATGAATTCTTAAGGACCTAATGTTCTTAATTATTTGTAATTATTCTTTATTGCTTGAAATTGGAACCAAGCATTTTCATCATCTCACAGCAGATATGCAGGGCTCGGTtgatttgagggtttttttgcaaacacGTGGatattgcaaataatttttaaaagttaagcAGATACAACAGAATCAAAATCCAACACACAGAATTCAAACATGAGAAAACACTCCCAGATTTGTAAATGTTTCCATACTGAAACAATTTTCTTGGCTTGTTCTATAGAACATTAATTAGATAAAAAACTACAGAATTTGCATTCAAgtattaaaacaaatgaaacacagaCTTCAGGTCTGAGCTGAGAGCCacaagaaatttgaaattttagtGAAGACCTCATTTTGTCCTACAGTGAGGAAACTTGAATTAAGGTTTCTTTCTTAAGAAACAGAACTGTAACTCATGAAATCAATGTGGTCCCTATGTGTACTCACATTTGGCATCTGCTTACTGCAGTGACAAATTgaatctaattattttttaatttctaatgcaATGTATACTCAAAGGAGACTCAGAATGAACAAGAGCTGGTTTCCACTCCAAGTTTAGAAACCAGCATTCAATTAAACTGAAGCTTTTTCCAAGTTCTGCTCTCACTCACATCACTTCACCCTATATACAAATCCTTGTGTTTGCACATCCAAAGCTGTGTGGAGACATGatcaaatgaaaatgtaatgCCAAGGCAAGGCAATGTATTTCAGTGTGCAGAATCCCTGGCTGTCATGATGCCTTGGACACCTGACTTCCAGGTGCCATTTAGAAGACTGTCCCACTCCAGTCCTACTCATAATAAAGCAGAACAGTGACTGTGGCAGAACTGCGAGCAGAGCAAAATCCACATTGTCCCCACCTAACGGCAGGCTCCTGAGCTGGGACTGAAGTTGTCACATGCCACCTGGACTTGTCAGTGAACAAGCAGAGGTTCCAGGTGGTAACAGAGCTCTCTGCCACACAGACATCACCTGAAAGCAGGCCATGAAAATCTCCACTGACAGTAAGCATGATACTGCTCCCCAGTCAGGCACCCAAGGCGCATTACAAAGCTTTTTACTATTTtagatcaaaagaaaaaaatcaaaacacttcTTACACAGTGAGACCTACCACCTAAGTCGCTCTTTCATTAACACTCCTGTTAACCGAGTATACCAAATATTCCTTCAGAAACAGTGTGTAACTCTTTCAATTCCTTCTCTACTACTAAAATACCTTGCTACTAAATAGCTTGCCACAGGCCACCAGGTATCCGTCAGTCCTCATTTGAGCtcctgctgtttattttccttaattaaTTATATAATAAAACTTGGCAATACAAGGGTAACATCTATTAAGATGCACCCCACACGCAAAGTCAGGCGAAATCAATATTACAATGTGTATTAAAAAACATGAATTCATTATTTTGACAGCAAGATCATCCAAGTTTGCAGTCTCAGTTTTGGACATGATGCTCTGAAGCTCATGCTAAGAACTACAGAAGATCTTCATTACAATGGCAGCTGAACTTCTGCCCTTACTGATACAGCTCCCAGTGGCTGGATATGGCTGCAGGACGgatttgcatttcagaaacacACAGCCTAGCAGATGACAAAACATTTGAGCCTTAGAAATATTTAAGGATATTTTAGTTCAGATgcattctcattttcttccattttgcttttaattatccAGTCTATAGTTTCCATCTGGGAACAGCACTACCCACACCATAAATACATGGCTTTTGTAAATTCTCCAGTTTAACTAATCAGTTTTCTGTAACATTGATCTTTAAACATCCATGAATCTCAGATAATACTGCACCCATTTAAGATGAGCAGTTCCAATGTATGatcaaaaaacaagcaaagataCTGTTGTATGAGACTCAATGTATATAAGATAGTGCTCCTTTTTATACCTTTTATACTACAGTTAAACAGCAAGTTTTATGTTCTAAACATTTAATGATTATTTGCAAAGTGCAGTATTTTGCAAAACATGGACTATCACAAGAAATTGTGAAATAGTCTCTCACATTCTCTCTCGGAATCCTAAGGCAAGTTTTAGAAGTCGCTTAGTTATTGTTCTGTTCTATGCTCAAGTCCATTTATGACCTTTGTTATGCTTAATAAACAAAGGCTAAATATCTGTAAGAATACAGTGCATTGTATTCAAACACAGGagtaaagaataaataaatacatgagcAAGAGACATAGATTCTTTCAGACACAAAATATGGAAAAGTCCTGCACgtaactttttaaaacttacaATCTTCTACACtttgttttttcaaagaaaatcatGGAAAACTAATTCCTGATTATGAAGTGgcattgaaatttttttaaaaaggtgaaGTCTTCagataaaaagtaatttagtAATATAATTACCAGCTCAAAAGAAGTACAGCTCTGTTTTTATCATAGATGGATGCCTATGTGATGTGCAGTAAAAATATACAAGCAcaacattctttaaaataattaacgTTTTTCCACTGTTTAAATGGAAACAGTTAATAAAGTCATCAATTTAATAACATATTGGTTGTTTTAGAGAAGTAATTAACTTAAAAAACGCTGTTAAGATTGAGGACTATTTCTGGTTGGTTATTTAAACATGCTGATTCATTGGGGTCAGCCAAGAATGAATTTTCATCGTTATTACTGGGTCAACTTCTGATATTATAAAACCAAAGttataattaatttcaaattaaattttaaaatttattaatggCAAACAGGAAAACGCAAAGCAAGCACAGTTCAGAGACCATTACAAAGCTCTTTTAAGAATCTGAattgtaaagagaaaaagagaaataaaacaattgtaaagagaaaaagagaaaggaaaagaaagaaaccgTGTAATAAGATTAAAACCTACCTACCACAGgcattcagaggaaaaaaaacagcccTAAGAAGTCAGAGAGATGATAGTCAACAAAAAGAATCACACAGAACTATGGCTATAAAGGAGACATGAAATGTGCAAATACATCGAGTAACTGGCTAGGtagcagaagagcagaaaaggatACGTGCATTAGGATAGGTCACAAACTAAATATAACCCAGGGCCTGAAGTTATTCAAAAGAGGATGAATTTGAATCTAGGTTATTTTAATAAAGTGCTGAGTGTGAAAAACAGGAGGTCATTATATTGCTTTAGAGAGTGGCAGGAGAGATGTGACTATCCAACACCAGACACTAGTCTTTCTGGACTCTcaaacagaacaacaaaaatataaGGTGACTCctgaaaaagagctgaaaaaaggaACTTTAATCTTGGAAAGGAAGGACTGAGGGTGGACAACATCACATGAACTTTCCCACATGCACAAGATTTTTATACAAAGAGATAATCATTGTTCGCCCTACTGAAAAGGACAAGGACAAAAAGAAACTTGCtcaatttcagcagaaattaattaaaatctgcCATTGCTAGAAAGGTGAAACACAAGATCGGGATAATGGAAAAGACTGGGCATCTCCTTCACTGGCTAGAGAAATATCTAGCTTGTCCCAAATGGGATGCCATAGCATATGCTGTAATACATTCCACTCTTGATATGGCTGAAATCTTCTGCATCTCTGTGTTTTTATCCTTCAAATAATACACTAATTTATGCTATATAATATACTAATTTAATGTCTCACTGACATTAAATCTTTATCCcaggagaaaaaattacagCCCTGATTCTACCACTCAGGATCCAGATGAAGGACTGTGTGACATGAGAGGGACTGTAATCAGTCATGCTCAGTTACTCCACATCACTGCCCCTTCCTGTGTTATCTGCTgaacaacaaaaatataattcacATAAATAATCTATAACTGTATTTCATAAATATGATCACTCCCATGTTATTTAGAGAATGCCCAGCTGTGTGCAAACTGGCTAAAGATTAGTCACAACAACCTCATTACCAATACAAATTTACTTAGAAGACTTGTATTCTACTTATAGCAGCAGTGAATTTAGCCTAGGAATTATCAACCAAAAAATGACAGTCATGTATAGAGAAGTCACCTCCTGTGTAAAGCGTCTCTTCTTCACGCTGGGTAAGGCATCCTGCTGGCCTCCTGACCCATCACAGCCAAGGGAGGTCTGTTTCCGTTTGTTCGAATCCTGTAGGCAAGTCACTGCACCATCCAGTGAGTGTTTCTCAGCAGATCTGGAAGTTACTGAGCAGTCTAGAacttcatcttcattttctgtttctactttcacattttttttaggaatttttactgaaaaaagaaaattattagaaagGTAAAGCACCCCCTCCAGAAAACGATGACATCCTTATGGTAATGTTctgtggtttgtttctttttataaaaatgtgttttgaagaacttcattattttttatgaCT
This window harbors:
- the BEND3 gene encoding BEN domain-containing protein 3, whose product is MNSAEITDDDEVKIPKKNVKVETENEDEVLDCSVTSRSAEKHSLDGAVTCLQDSNKRKQTSLGCDGSGGQQDALPSVKKRRFTQEGSLSNMRNRDAGSPTQVNAEQPNKSKNSNVTWLCEEEPFSDIITPSYKKPLYGISHKITEKKNPPGAEQFASYELFEKINPSSPSQIRTLNDQRKRDSATAIAVAADSESNIYSLIQKMFYTLNTLNTNMTQLHSKVDLLSLEVSRIKKQVSPAESVADFKPPPEYQLTSAELKQIMDQSTSGGDLACRLLVQLFPELFSDDEFGRSCSACGFLNKRKLESLHLQLIRNYVEVCYPSVKNTAVWQLECLPQVNDFFNRFWAQREMENSQQNVQSSSFYETEQVESSHFMEDKEQEEALSLDRSNAIASDYMLDAQDLNEFLDEASSPGEFSVFLLHRLFPELFDHRKLAERYSCFGDSGKQLLDPHRLQIIRRYTEIYFPDVQEEEAWLQQCVQRINDELESTYMDGSECDQMRDDCYDSSSLPDDVSIIKVEDSFEYEKPGRRSKKIWLVPIDFDKLDFPPPDFDVPVPDYLLNKEQIKSIYESSLSIGNFASRLLVLLFPELFTHENLRKQYNCSGSLGKKQLDPTRIKLIRHYVQILYPRAKNDRVWTLEFVGKLDERCRRRDTEQRRSYQQQRKIHVPGPDRREFLTYAINPERFREEFEGPPLPPERSSKDFCKIPLDELVVPNPDFPVPSLYLLSDKEIREIVQQSLSVGNFAARLLVRLFPELFTPENLRLQYNHSGACNKKQLDPIRLRLIRHYVEAVYPVEKMEEVWHYECIPSIDERCRRPNRKKCDILKKAKKAKKVTGSLNC